A part of Carettochelys insculpta isolate YL-2023 chromosome 1, ASM3395843v1, whole genome shotgun sequence genomic DNA contains:
- the LOC142013307 gene encoding natural killer cells antigen CD94-like, whose translation MNQEVVTYADLKFHISEQQKKPRHKNTRTKEINKLVTTHREQRCHNATEQQRRGRTTNPQSKDSAPAPAWRLVAGILGFLCLTLVITVVVVATNAFQIFPVPCRQQDNLTQFQKIIQGWKLLCPENWFSHGEKCYHFSTETKSWLESREACSSSGSRLLLIENKDELDFIRPLTASHWIGLSRATTDGPWMWGNGTAFSNHQLAIKKGFVDGNCALVRGGELTSEPCDNAKRYICEQLVLFPDPDISA comes from the exons ATGAATCAAGAGGTAGTGACGTATGCAGatttgaaatttcacatttcCGAGCAGCAGAAGAAACCAAGACATAAGAACACCAGGACCAAAG AAATAAACAAGCTTGTGACTACACACAGAGAACAGAGATGCCATAATGCTACTGAGCAGCAGAGGCGAGGCAGGACTACGAACCCCCAGAGCAAAG ATTCTGCTCCGGCTCCTGCGTGGAGGCTTGTAGCAGGGATTTTGGGGTTCCTGTGCTTGACTTTGGTCATAACAGTGGTGGTCGTGGCTACAAACG CTTTTCAGATCTTCCCTGTACCATGTAGACAGCAAGATAACCTCACACAGTTCCAGAAAATTATCCAAG GATGGAAGTTGCTGTGCCCAGAAAATTGGTTTTCCCATGGAGAGAAATGTTACCACTTTTCTACTGAAACCAAGTCTTGGCTGGAGAGTCGTGAGGCCTGCTCTTCTTCTGGCTCCAGACTCCTCCTGATAGAAAACAAAGACGAGCTG GATTTCATAAGGCCCCTCACCGCTTCTCACTGGATAGGATTATCACGTGCCACGACTGATGGACCCTGGATGTGGGGGAATGGGACAGCTTTCTCCAATCACCA GTTAGCCATAAAGAAAGGATTTGTTGATGGGAACTGTGCACTTGTCAGAGGTGGCGAGCTCACCTCTGAACCATGCGACAACGCAAAGCGTTATATTTGTGAGCAACTGGTTCTTTTTCCAGATCCTGACATATCGGCATGA